One window from the genome of Bacteroidales bacterium encodes:
- the rpsA gene encoding 30S ribosomal protein S1, whose protein sequence is MTKKSQDLLAEFDWDSIGKRDVVYKADEKKRLEALYEKTLSTVVENEVVEGTVVAMNKREVVVNIGYKSEGVISLNEFRYNPDLKIGDKVEVLVETQEDPNGQLILSHKKARALKSWDRVNEAYNNDEIVKGYIKCRTKGGMIVDVFGIEAFLPGSQIDVKPIRDYDIFVNKTMEFKIVKINNEFKNVVVSHKALIEEELEAQKRDIIAKLEKGQVLEGTVKNITSYGVFIDLGGIDGLIHITDLSWGRINHPEEIVQLDQKINVVILDFDDDKKRIALGLKQLTPHPWDSLDPNLKVGDKVKGKVVVLADYGAFIEIAPGVEGLIHVSEMSWSQHLRSAQDFMKVGDEVEAVILTLDREERKMSLGIKQLKPDPWTDIESKYPVNSKHKGIVRNFTNFGVFVELEEGIDGLIHISDLSWTKKIKHPAEFCNIGDELEVVILEIDKENRRLSLGHKQVEENPWDVFETLFTVGSIHEGTVMNITDKNATIALPYGVEGTATTKNLVKEDGTLLKVDEKAEFKIIEFSKENKKIVVSHTRIFEDAKKETEQETKKKASKKEKKETTPKVEKTTLGDIADLAALKDQLQNKEKK, encoded by the coding sequence ATCACAAAAAAATCGCAAGATTTATTAGCCGAATTCGATTGGGATAGCATAGGCAAACGTGATGTTGTTTATAAAGCCGACGAAAAGAAAAGATTAGAAGCCCTTTACGAAAAAACGCTCTCAACCGTTGTTGAAAACGAAGTAGTAGAAGGCACCGTTGTAGCCATGAACAAACGCGAAGTAGTTGTAAACATTGGTTACAAATCAGAAGGTGTTATAAGCTTAAACGAATTTCGTTATAATCCCGATTTAAAAATTGGCGATAAAGTAGAAGTTTTAGTAGAGACCCAAGAAGATCCCAATGGTCAACTCATTTTATCGCACAAAAAAGCACGTGCTCTCAAATCATGGGATCGTGTTAACGAAGCTTATAACAACGACGAAATTGTAAAAGGTTATATTAAATGTCGTACCAAAGGTGGTATGATTGTCGATGTATTTGGCATCGAAGCATTCTTACCCGGTTCGCAAATTGATGTTAAACCCATTCGCGATTACGATATTTTCGTAAACAAAACCATGGAATTCAAGATTGTTAAAATTAACAATGAATTCAAAAACGTAGTGGTATCGCATAAGGCTCTTATCGAAGAAGAACTCGAAGCTCAAAAACGCGATATTATTGCTAAACTCGAAAAAGGTCAGGTACTCGAAGGTACCGTTAAAAACATTACCTCATACGGCGTATTTATCGATTTGGGAGGCATCGATGGTCTCATCCACATTACCGACTTAAGTTGGGGACGCATTAACCATCCTGAAGAAATTGTTCAACTCGATCAAAAAATCAACGTGGTTATTCTCGACTTCGACGACGATAAAAAACGTATTGCTCTTGGTCTAAAACAACTTACTCCTCATCCATGGGATTCGTTAGATCCGAATTTAAAAGTTGGCGACAAAGTAAAAGGCAAAGTAGTTGTACTCGCCGATTATGGCGCTTTCATTGAAATAGCTCCAGGTGTAGAAGGCTTAATCCATGTATCCGAAATGTCGTGGTCGCAACACTTGCGTTCTGCTCAAGATTTCATGAAAGTTGGCGATGAAGTAGAAGCAGTTATCTTAACCTTAGACCGTGAAGAACGCAAAATGTCGTTAGGCATTAAACAATTAAAACCCGATCCTTGGACCGATATTGAATCGAAATATCCTGTTAATAGTAAACACAAAGGCATCGTTCGCAATTTTACCAATTTTGGTGTTTTTGTTGAACTCGAAGAAGGCATTGACGGACTCATTCATATCAGCGACCTTTCATGGACAAAGAAAATTAAACATCCTGCAGAATTCTGTAATATTGGCGACGAACTCGAAGTGGTTATCCTCGAAATTGATAAAGAAAATCGCCGCTTAAGTTTAGGCCATAAACAAGTAGAAGAAAATCCATGGGATGTATTTGAAACCTTGTTTACAGTTGGTTCTATTCACGAAGGTACCGTAATGAATATTACCGACAAAAATGCTACCATTGCACTACCTTATGGTGTTGAAGGAACAGCTACTACTAAAAACCTTGTAAAAGAAGATGGTACTTTATTAAAAGTGGACGAAAAAGCTGAATTTAAAATCATTGAATTTTCAAAAGAAAATAAGAAAATAGTTGTTTCGCACACACGTATTTTCGAAGATGCTAAAAAAGAAACCGAACAAGAAACAAAGAAAAAAGCATCGAAGAAAGAAAAGAAAGAAACTACCCCTAAAGTAGAAAAAACAACCTTAGGCGATATTGCTGATTTGG
- a CDS encoding glycosyltransferase has product MKVISKKATVCVTNDLISDQRVHRTCLVLMEEGYSVMLVGRRFRHSQAVHRPYKTYRFRLLFNKKALFYAEYNIRLLLFLLFSRNHLIVSNDLDTLCACFVASKLKKTKLLYDSHEYFTQVPELTHRRKIQKIWNYIERKIFPHLPFAVTVSDSIAQAYNQKYGVPVFTIRNLPLLKTWSHEQVIKIKGERVLMYQGALNVGRGLELLVDTISLLDERYVLLLAGSGDIENNLKARTKNMKLDNRVIFLGKVPAEKLHFYTLAAHLGFSLEEDMGLNYRYALPNKLFDYIQAHVPVICSALPEIEKIVLHYKVGRCLSKEQLNANYLAAFINSLWANPEQLSEWKENCKIAAEELNWENEKLKLKQILKEFIN; this is encoded by the coding sequence TTGAAAGTTATATCGAAAAAAGCTACCGTTTGTGTAACCAATGATTTAATTTCAGACCAGCGGGTGCATCGTACTTGTCTTGTTTTAATGGAAGAGGGATATTCTGTAATGCTTGTTGGAAGACGGTTTCGACATTCGCAAGCTGTTCATCGACCATATAAGACCTATCGATTTAGACTTTTGTTTAATAAAAAAGCTTTATTTTATGCTGAATACAATATTCGTCTATTACTATTTTTATTATTTAGTCGTAATCATTTAATTGTTTCAAACGATTTAGATACTCTTTGTGCTTGTTTTGTCGCTTCGAAATTAAAAAAGACAAAATTGCTGTACGATAGTCATGAATATTTTACTCAAGTACCTGAGTTGACTCATCGTCGTAAAATTCAAAAAATTTGGAATTATATAGAGCGAAAAATATTTCCTCATTTACCTTTTGCTGTTACCGTAAGCGATTCTATAGCTCAGGCTTATAATCAAAAATATGGTGTACCGGTTTTTACGATTCGTAATTTACCTTTGCTTAAGACATGGAGCCATGAGCAAGTTATTAAAATAAAGGGCGAAAGGGTATTGATGTATCAAGGTGCACTTAATGTTGGGAGGGGGTTAGAATTATTGGTTGATACGATATCATTACTTGACGAGCGTTATGTGCTCTTATTAGCCGGAAGTGGCGATATTGAAAATAATTTGAAAGCAAGAACAAAAAATATGAAACTTGATAATAGAGTAATATTTTTAGGAAAAGTTCCTGCTGAAAAGTTGCACTTTTATACACTTGCAGCCCATTTGGGTTTTTCGCTCGAAGAAGATATGGGCTTAAATTATCGCTATGCACTACCTAATAAACTTTTCGATTATATACAGGCTCATGTTCCGGTAATTTGTTCGGCATTGCCCGAAATAGAAAAAATAGTACTGCACTATAAAGTAGGAAGGTGCTTATCTAAAGAGCAATTAAATGCAAATTATTTAGCAGCGTTTATTAACTCTTTATGGGCAAATCCAGAGCAGTTGAGTGAATGGAAAGAGAATTGCAAAATTGCAGCAGAGGAATTGAATTGGGAAAATGAAAAGCTGAAATTAAAACAAATCTTAAAGGAGTTTATCAATTGA
- a CDS encoding helix-turn-helix domain-containing protein has protein sequence MTKNQFHTYYIKNMLCHCCIQHLKHTLEQHLYEIDFIRLGVISITKPNFDEKELRAILQENGFDIVKDHDDQIVEKIKQAVVELIHYSNNVDSIVRKSEYLVERLNMTYQQISRIFSKKNTITLERYMLLHKMERVKELVLQNEFTLSEIAYMMDFSSVHHLSATFKKLTGITVTEFKENPSKYKISIDKLL, from the coding sequence ATGACTAAAAATCAATTTCATACATACTATATTAAAAACATGTTATGTCATTGCTGCATTCAGCACCTTAAACACACGCTGGAACAGCATCTATATGAAATTGATTTTATACGTTTAGGCGTTATTTCTATTACAAAACCCAATTTTGACGAAAAAGAATTAAGAGCAATTTTACAAGAAAACGGATTTGATATTGTTAAAGACCACGATGATCAGATTGTTGAAAAAATAAAACAAGCCGTAGTAGAACTAATACATTATTCCAACAATGTCGATTCTATTGTACGTAAATCTGAATACTTAGTAGAACGCCTTAATATGACCTATCAACAAATATCTCGTATTTTTTCTAAAAAAAACACAATCACGTTAGAGCGTTATATGCTACTCCATAAAATGGAACGTGTAAAAGAACTTGTCTTACAAAATGAATTCACATTAAGCGAAATTGCTTATATGATGGATTTTTCGAGTGTTCATCATTTGTCGGCCACCTTTAAAAAATTAACGGGTATAACGGTTACCGAATTTAAAGAAAATCCATCTAAATATAAAATATCAATTGATAAACTCCTTTAA
- the mutS gene encoding DNA mismatch repair protein MutS — MKQYNSFKAKYPDAILLFRVGDFYETFGDDAVKTAAILGITLTSRNNGYASEMALAGFPYHALDTYLPKLVRAGQRVAICDQLEDPKLAKTIVKRGVTELITPGIVTHENALSNRENHFLAALYFEKKNFGIALLDISTGEFLTTEGTDEQIEKLLQSFQPKEILYERSQHEFIHTWLNQQYYLYKLDDWYFTYETSYERLTRHFEVESLKGFGIGDFSVGIAAAGAILQYLDATQHDKLKHISNISRLYHEEYVWIDKFTLRNLELLYSPNENAKTLIEILDRTQTPMGARLLKRWLAFPLKNIVSINNRLQIVDFFVKHKDLIDDLVIQLRQIGDLERLISKVSIAKAGPRDVIQIYNALVAIQNIKKLFSPQTPFYSLIEQLNDCLLLTHKIHQQMNPECPALINKGNVIKSGVNQELDQLREILYNSKEYLNELQNRESLRTGIPSLKVSFNNVFGYYIEVRNTHKDKVPPEWIRKQTLVSAERYITQELKEYEEKILGAEEKILAIESQLFQELLNEIITFVPTLQLNAGIISKLDCFQSLATIAIENNYTKPELNESFIIDIKEGRHPVIEKQLPADKPFIPNDIYLDSDNQQIIVITGPNMSGKSALLRQTAIIVLLAQMGSFVPAKEAKIGLVDKIFTRVGASDNISQGESTFMVEMIETATILNNLSARSLILLDEIGRGTSTYDGISIAWAIAEYIHEYPNGKPRTLFATHYHELNEMEKSFNRIKNFHVSVKEINNKVLFLRKLIPGGTEHSFGIHVAEMAGMPKSVVHRSKEILKQLESNNTSNDIKKPIGQIAPEREGYQLSIFQLDDPVLKQIRDQIKNIDINNLTPIEALNKLNEIKKITGL; from the coding sequence ATGAAGCAATATAATAGCTTCAAAGCAAAATACCCCGATGCTATTTTGTTGTTTAGAGTGGGCGATTTTTACGAAACATTTGGCGACGATGCCGTAAAAACAGCCGCCATACTAGGCATTACACTTACCAGCCGAAACAATGGTTATGCTTCAGAAATGGCATTAGCTGGTTTCCCTTACCATGCACTCGACACCTACCTGCCCAAACTGGTACGTGCTGGACAGCGTGTAGCTATTTGCGATCAGCTCGAAGATCCCAAACTAGCCAAAACTATTGTTAAACGTGGCGTTACAGAACTTATTACGCCCGGTATTGTTACACATGAAAATGCACTCTCAAATCGCGAAAATCATTTTTTAGCTGCTCTATATTTTGAAAAGAAAAATTTTGGTATTGCACTACTAGACATATCAACCGGTGAATTTTTAACTACCGAAGGAACCGATGAACAAATCGAAAAATTATTACAAAGCTTTCAGCCTAAAGAAATACTTTACGAACGCAGCCAACATGAATTTATACATACATGGCTCAATCAGCAATATTATTTATATAAACTCGACGATTGGTATTTTACTTACGAAACCTCTTATGAACGTCTTACCCGTCATTTCGAAGTAGAATCGCTCAAAGGCTTTGGAATTGGCGATTTTTCGGTCGGCATAGCTGCTGCAGGGGCTATTTTGCAATATCTCGATGCTACGCAACACGATAAGCTTAAGCATATTAGCAATATATCAAGACTTTATCATGAAGAATATGTATGGATTGATAAGTTTACGCTTCGTAATTTAGAATTATTGTACTCTCCAAACGAAAACGCTAAAACGCTTATCGAAATTTTAGACCGAACCCAAACTCCTATGGGGGCGCGTTTATTAAAACGTTGGCTCGCTTTTCCACTTAAAAATATTGTTTCTATAAATAATCGCCTACAAATAGTAGATTTTTTTGTAAAACACAAAGATCTAATTGATGACTTAGTCATTCAACTTCGACAAATTGGCGATTTAGAACGGCTTATTTCAAAAGTTTCCATAGCAAAAGCGGGTCCTCGCGATGTAATTCAAATTTATAATGCCCTTGTTGCAATTCAAAACATAAAAAAACTTTTCTCACCTCAAACTCCCTTTTATTCGCTCATCGAGCAATTAAACGACTGCCTCTTACTCACCCATAAAATACATCAACAAATGAATCCCGAATGCCCTGCCCTTATCAATAAAGGGAATGTCATAAAAAGTGGTGTAAATCAAGAACTCGACCAATTGCGAGAGATATTATATAACAGCAAAGAATACTTAAATGAACTACAAAATCGCGAAAGTTTAAGAACCGGTATTCCCTCGCTTAAAGTTAGTTTTAATAATGTTTTTGGTTATTATATCGAAGTTCGAAATACTCACAAAGACAAAGTTCCGCCCGAATGGATTCGCAAACAAACACTTGTAAGTGCCGAGCGTTATATTACTCAAGAGCTAAAAGAATACGAAGAAAAAATACTTGGTGCCGAAGAAAAAATATTAGCCATTGAATCACAACTCTTTCAAGAATTGTTAAATGAAATTATTACGTTTGTACCCACCCTTCAACTCAATGCAGGTATCATCTCTAAACTCGATTGTTTTCAGTCGTTAGCCACTATTGCCATAGAAAATAATTACACCAAACCAGAGCTTAACGAAAGTTTTATAATTGATATCAAGGAAGGACGACATCCGGTTATCGAAAAACAACTCCCCGCCGACAAACCTTTTATTCCTAACGATATTTACCTCGATTCAGATAACCAGCAAATTATCGTTATTACGGGCCCAAACATGTCGGGGAAATCGGCTTTATTGCGTCAAACCGCTATTATAGTTTTACTGGCTCAAATGGGCTCGTTTGTACCTGCCAAAGAAGCAAAAATTGGTTTAGTGGATAAAATTTTTACTCGTGTCGGAGCAAGCGATAATATATCGCAAGGCGAAAGTACTTTTATGGTAGAAATGATCGAAACCGCTACCATTTTAAATAATTTGTCGGCACGTTCACTCATTTTACTTGATGAAATTGGACGCGGAACCAGTACTTACGATGGCATTTCTATAGCTTGGGCGATAGCCGAATATATACACGAATATCCCAACGGAAAACCACGTACGCTTTTTGCTACCCATTATCACGAACTCAACGAAATGGAAAAATCATTCAATCGTATCAAAAATTTTCATGTTAGCGTAAAAGAAATCAATAATAAGGTTCTTTTTCTTAGAAAACTTATCCCAGGTGGAACCGAACATAGTTTTGGGATACATGTTGCCGAAATGGCCGGTATGCCTAAAAGTGTGGTACACCGAAGTAAAGAAATATTAAAACAACTCGAAAGCAATAACACTTCAAACGACATCAAAAAGCCTATTGGACAAATTGCACCCGAACGTGAAGGTTATCAGCTTTCTATTTTCCAGCTAGACGACCCCGTTTTAAAACAAATACGCGATCAAATTAAAAATATCGATATCAATAATCTAACTCCCATCGAAGCTTTAAATAAACTCAACGAAATTAAAAAAATCACTGGCTTATAA
- a CDS encoding lipoprotein — translation MKKIFLLTVSVLLLSSCSQRMLDFTIVSTKNVDLSKASTFTRSKTRTEGTDIVHLIIYFPTGIPNMKEAIDRALEKVPGAIALVDGVVYHKYWWALVYGQHMYVVEGTPLIDPSLTDNTVKMPEYLIVKLNHSGEIKEYKEIDKKEYNTIKSKIINTTDVKYFNYNNKL, via the coding sequence ATGAAAAAAATCTTTTTATTAACAGTTTCAGTATTATTATTATCAAGTTGTTCACAAAGAATGCTTGATTTTACAATTGTTTCTACAAAAAATGTAGATTTATCTAAAGCTAGTACATTTACACGTTCTAAAACAAGAACAGAAGGAACTGATATAGTGCATTTAATTATTTATTTTCCGACTGGTATTCCTAACATGAAGGAGGCCATTGATAGGGCATTGGAAAAAGTACCTGGAGCAATTGCATTAGTAGATGGTGTAGTATATCATAAATATTGGTGGGCATTAGTATATGGGCAGCATATGTATGTAGTTGAAGGAACTCCTTTAATTGATCCAAGTTTAACAGATAATACAGTTAAAATGCCAGAATATTTAATTGTTAAATTAAATCATAGTGGAGAGATTAAAGAATATAAAGAAATTGATAAAAAAGAATACAATACAATAAAATCTAAAATAATAAATACTACTGATGTAAAGTATTTTAATTATAATAATAAACTTTAA
- a CDS encoding helix-turn-helix domain-containing protein, producing the protein MNEEPIGKQIKKLIKLKGFKVTEFARLINCSRRTMYEIFQRNHIDTEMLQRMSEVLKINLFEELAEKTEEKIIESEQNNAQSLKSLLNEDIKTDKDLLSFFDKGNTDVHFFSVPNKDELIFNKNGKKHSNNSQRPLKQSYEEKILAQLELLNEHFEKIISLLSEINQRLKQ; encoded by the coding sequence ATGAATGAAGAGCCAATTGGTAAGCAGATAAAAAAACTTATTAAGTTGAAAGGATTTAAAGTAACTGAATTTGCACGGTTGATCAATTGTTCGCGTAGAACCATGTATGAAATATTTCAGCGAAACCATATCGATACAGAAATGTTGCAACGAATGTCGGAAGTCTTAAAAATTAATTTATTTGAAGAATTGGCTGAAAAAACTGAAGAGAAAATAATAGAAAGTGAGCAAAATAATGCACAGTCGTTAAAGTCCTTATTAAATGAGGATATTAAGACAGATAAAGATTTATTATCCTTTTTTGATAAGGGAAATACAGATGTGCATTTTTTTTCAGTTCCCAATAAAGATGAACTAATTTTTAATAAAAATGGAAAAAAACATTCTAATAATTCGCAAAGACCATTAAAACAAAGTTATGAAGAAAAAATATTAGCCCAACTTGAATTATTAAATGAACATTTTGAAAAAATTATATCCTTATTGTCAGAAATAAATCAACGGCTGAAACAATAA